Proteins encoded by one window of Paenibacillus sp.:
- the nadE gene encoding ammonia-dependent NAD(+) synthetase produces MSKQQEIIAALGVKPEINVDEEIRRRVDFLKEYVRKSGTTGLLIAISGGIDSAVTAGLCKRATDELRSETGMDYRTVGVLQPYGEQADIEDSRSVVEAFQLEHAVEMNIQEAVDEVAIETEYALKALGIHRHISKEGKGNVKARTRMVMQYALAFEMNLLVVGTDHASEAITGFFTKYGDGAVDITPLSTLNKRQVRMLAKALGVPEPILAKAPTAGLWEGQTDEGELGISYEANSDYLEGKPIDEAMRLKLERQYEKTAHKRLPIPGI; encoded by the coding sequence TTGAGCAAGCAGCAGGAAATTATCGCCGCGTTGGGCGTCAAACCGGAAATTAACGTCGACGAAGAAATTCGGCGCCGGGTCGATTTCTTGAAGGAGTACGTGCGCAAATCGGGCACGACGGGGCTGCTCATCGCGATCAGCGGCGGCATCGATTCCGCCGTGACGGCGGGGCTGTGCAAACGCGCGACGGACGAGCTTCGTTCGGAAACCGGCATGGATTATCGGACGGTCGGCGTGCTGCAGCCGTACGGCGAGCAGGCGGACATTGAGGACAGCCGCTCCGTCGTGGAGGCGTTCCAGCTCGAGCACGCCGTGGAGATGAACATTCAGGAAGCGGTGGACGAAGTCGCGATCGAAACCGAGTATGCGCTCAAAGCGCTCGGCATCCATCGCCACATCAGCAAGGAGGGCAAGGGGAACGTGAAGGCGCGCACCCGCATGGTGATGCAGTACGCGCTGGCGTTCGAGATGAACCTGCTCGTCGTCGGCACCGACCACGCGTCCGAAGCGATCACCGGCTTCTTCACGAAGTACGGCGACGGCGCGGTCGACATTACGCCGCTCAGCACGCTGAACAAGCGGCAGGTGCGGATGCTCGCGAAGGCGCTCGGCGTGCCGGAGCCGATCCTGGCGAAGGCGCCGACGGCCGGCCTCTGGGAAGGGCAGACGGACGAGGGCGAGCTTGGCATTTCGTACGAGGCGAACTCGGATTATTTGGAAGGCAAGCCGATCGACGAAGCGATGCGCTTGAAGTTGGAGCGGCAATACGAGAAAACCGCGCATAAGCGCCTGCCGATCCCCGGGATTTAA
- a CDS encoding aminoglycoside adenylyltransferase domain-containing protein, with translation MSYGWANAPEPTKRQTEDFVRQLRETLGDNLIGVYLHGSLATDSFQPARSDVDVLAVCEEAVDDDAKTALANALLRRSSDPSPLEVHLCTRAQLHPWRHPSPFAFHWSEGWRGRFAAARDGADDGAGFAALPAFAGGVDADLAAHVRAARDRGVALYGAPAAEALPAVPDADVRAAILADVDVPFRDVSREPVYYVLNLLRAMRFDADGAMLSKEEAGVWGLAAMPLHIEVVADALKLYRRPEPRESLHFDVEPLQAFLGAARRRLRLQ, from the coding sequence ATGTCATACGGATGGGCGAACGCGCCCGAACCGACGAAACGTCAAACGGAGGATTTCGTGCGGCAGCTGCGGGAGACGCTCGGCGACAACTTGATCGGCGTCTACCTGCACGGATCGCTGGCGACGGACTCGTTCCAGCCGGCGCGCAGCGACGTCGACGTGCTCGCGGTGTGCGAGGAAGCGGTGGACGACGACGCCAAAACGGCGCTCGCCAACGCCCTCCTTCGCCGCTCGAGCGATCCGAGCCCGCTGGAGGTGCATCTGTGCACGCGCGCGCAGCTTCATCCGTGGCGGCATCCGAGCCCGTTCGCCTTCCACTGGAGCGAAGGGTGGCGGGGCCGCTTCGCCGCGGCGCGGGACGGCGCCGACGACGGGGCAGGCTTCGCCGCGCTGCCGGCGTTCGCGGGCGGCGTCGACGCCGATCTCGCGGCGCATGTGCGCGCGGCGCGCGACCGCGGCGTCGCGCTGTACGGCGCGCCCGCGGCGGAGGCGCTGCCGGCGGTGCCGGACGCGGACGTCCGCGCGGCGATCCTTGCCGACGTCGACGTGCCGTTCCGCGACGTTTCGCGCGAGCCGGTGTACTACGTGCTCAACCTGCTGCGCGCGATGCGCTTCGACGCCGACGGGGCGATGCTGTCGAAGGAGGAGGCGGGCGTTTGGGGGCTTGCCGCGATGCCGCTGCACATCGAGGTCGTCGCTGACGCCCTGAAGCTGTACCGGCGCCCGGAGCCGCGCGAGTCGCTCCACTTCGACGTGGAGCCGCTGCAGGCGTTCCTCGGCGCCGCCCGCCGCCGGCTGCGCCTGCAGTAG
- the acpS gene encoding holo-ACP synthase, translated as MIIGIGTDIIGLERIGKLLEGARGEAFLRRVLTEKEQAYFVQKRFSRARSVEFVAGRWAAKEAVAKALGCGIGAELGFCDIEVLPDERGRPACTVARPIAEGLVVHVSISHADGWASAFAVAERL; from the coding sequence ATGATCATCGGCATCGGAACGGACATCATCGGACTCGAACGAATCGGCAAGCTGCTGGAGGGCGCCAGAGGCGAGGCGTTTTTGCGGCGGGTGTTGACCGAGAAGGAACAAGCGTATTTTGTCCAGAAAAGGTTCTCGCGGGCGCGGAGCGTCGAGTTCGTAGCGGGGCGATGGGCGGCGAAAGAGGCGGTGGCGAAGGCGCTCGGCTGCGGCATCGGCGCGGAGCTCGGCTTCTGCGACATCGAGGTGCTGCCCGACGAACGGGGGCGTCCCGCGTGCACCGTGGCCCGCCCCATTGCGGAAGGGCTTGTCGTGCACGTGTCGATTTCGCATGCGGACGGATGGGCGAGCGCCTTCGCGGTGGCGGAACGGCTGTAG
- the mutY gene encoding A/G-specific adenine glycosylase: MDNQEAKQYFSIELLEWYRKQKRDLPWRRSRDPYHIWVSEVMLQQTRVETVKPYFERFVTLFPTVEALAEAPEDVVLKAWEGLGYYSRARNLQAAAREVAEKYGGKVPDSKEQFSSLKGVGPYTAGAVMSIAFNQREPAVDGNVMRVLSRYFCIEEDVAKGGTRALMERLQYELIPDGEASDFNQAIMELGALVCTPKSPHCLVCPVMAKCAGRLEGKEEALPIKTKAKPPRPEYRACALVVSGDGRRVLLRRRPAQGLLAGMWELPHVEFAAAGWSPAMPDAAVGDALAGWLAGELSGSRVAVAPAGPAGEAEHTFSHIHWNLRLHRLAIAPDDAALPDGYRWVDRDGMALHPLPNVFVRLLRAEGFIDDARAGA, from the coding sequence ATGGACAATCAAGAAGCGAAGCAATATTTCAGCATAGAGCTGTTGGAATGGTACCGGAAGCAAAAGCGCGACCTGCCGTGGCGCCGGAGCCGGGACCCGTACCATATTTGGGTGTCGGAGGTTATGCTGCAGCAAACGCGGGTGGAAACGGTAAAGCCGTACTTCGAACGGTTCGTGACGCTGTTCCCGACCGTGGAGGCGTTGGCGGAGGCGCCGGAGGACGTCGTCCTGAAGGCGTGGGAAGGCCTCGGGTACTATTCGCGAGCGCGCAATCTGCAGGCGGCGGCGCGGGAAGTGGCGGAAAAATACGGCGGGAAGGTGCCCGACAGCAAGGAGCAGTTCTCCTCGCTGAAAGGGGTAGGCCCGTACACGGCGGGGGCGGTCATGAGCATCGCCTTCAATCAGCGGGAGCCGGCGGTCGACGGCAATGTCATGCGGGTGCTGTCGCGCTATTTCTGCATCGAGGAGGACGTGGCGAAGGGCGGCACGCGCGCACTCATGGAGCGGCTGCAGTACGAGCTGATCCCGGACGGGGAAGCGTCGGACTTCAACCAAGCGATCATGGAGCTCGGAGCGCTCGTCTGCACGCCGAAGTCGCCTCACTGCCTCGTCTGTCCGGTCATGGCGAAATGCGCCGGCCGGCTGGAAGGCAAGGAAGAGGCGCTGCCGATCAAAACGAAGGCGAAGCCGCCGCGCCCGGAATATCGGGCGTGCGCGCTCGTCGTCAGCGGAGACGGCCGCCGCGTGCTGCTGCGCAGACGCCCCGCGCAGGGGCTGCTCGCGGGCATGTGGGAGCTGCCGCACGTGGAATTCGCGGCGGCGGGCTGGTCGCCGGCGATGCCGGACGCGGCGGTCGGCGACGCGCTGGCCGGCTGGCTCGCCGGCGAGTTGAGCGGCTCTCGCGTCGCCGTCGCGCCCGCAGGTCCGGCCGGCGAGGCGGAGCACACGTTCAGCCACATCCACTGGAACCTGCGCCTGCACCGGCTTGCCATCGCCCCCGACGACGCGGCGCTGCCCGACGGCTACCGCTGGGTCGACCGCGACGGCATGGCGCTGCATCCGCTGCCGAACGTGTTCGTGCGCTTGCTGCGCGCGGAAGGCTTTATCGACGATGCCCGCGCCGGCGCATAA
- a CDS encoding superoxide dismutase, translating into MPHQLPPLPYPNNALEPHIDETTMMIHHDRHHATYVNSLNAALEKYPELQEKSLEDLISDLNAVPEDIRTAVRNHGGGHSNHSIFWSTIGPNGGGEPTGALKDAIDTELGGYEAFKDAFTKAATTRFGSGWAWLAVDKSGKLVVTSTPNQDSPYMEGMTPILGIDVWEHAYYLKYQNKRPDYISAFFNVIDWNAVGARYEAAKK; encoded by the coding sequence ATGCCACACCAATTGCCACCGTTGCCTTACCCGAACAACGCGCTTGAGCCGCACATCGACGAAACGACGATGATGATTCACCACGATCGTCACCATGCGACGTACGTGAACAGCTTGAACGCCGCGCTCGAAAAATATCCGGAGCTTCAAGAGAAGTCCCTGGAAGACTTGATCTCCGACCTGAACGCAGTTCCGGAAGACATCCGCACGGCGGTTCGCAACCACGGCGGCGGTCACTCCAACCACTCGATCTTCTGGTCGACGATCGGCCCGAACGGCGGCGGCGAGCCGACCGGCGCGCTGAAAGACGCGATCGACACCGAGCTCGGCGGTTACGAAGCGTTCAAAGACGCATTCACGAAAGCCGCTACGACGCGTTTCGGCTCCGGCTGGGCGTGGCTCGCGGTGGACAAGTCCGGCAAGCTCGTCGTGACGAGCACGCCGAACCAAGACAGCCCGTACATGGAAGGCATGACGCCGATCCTCGGCATCGACGTTTGGGAGCACGCGTACTACCTCAAGTACCAAAACAAGCGCCCGGACTACATCAGCGCATTCTTCAACGTCATCGACTGGAACGCTGTCGGCGCGCGTTACGAAGCTGCGAAGAAGTAA
- a CDS encoding GNAT family N-acetyltransferase, producing the protein MHVRPFQLSDYAEVTQLMENSLSEACFHDTMEAFARQLSWDSSLVMIAEEDGAILGVVIGTIDNNDGYYYRIAVDPFHRRKGVGKTLIRTLRERFVERKVNRILVPVDTHNEPVLPVFESLGFDMNSFTTAFKKLSIVAGT; encoded by the coding sequence ATGCACGTTCGTCCGTTTCAGTTGTCGGATTATGCCGAAGTCACGCAGTTGATGGAAAACTCCCTCTCGGAAGCTTGCTTTCACGATACGATGGAGGCGTTCGCCCGCCAACTGTCGTGGGACAGCAGCTTGGTTATGATCGCCGAAGAGGATGGCGCGATTCTCGGCGTCGTCATCGGTACGATCGACAATAACGACGGTTATTACTACCGAATTGCGGTCGATCCGTTCCACCGCCGCAAAGGCGTCGGCAAGACGTTGATCCGGACGCTGCGGGAGCGTTTCGTCGAACGCAAGGTCAACCGGATTTTGGTGCCGGTCGACACCCACAACGAGCCCGTGCTGCCCGTCTTCGAATCGCTCGGGTTCGATATGAACTCCTTCACGACGGCTTTCAAGAAACTTAGCATTGTAGCGGGCACGTAA
- a CDS encoding DUF402 domain-containing protein, with translation MSSENNVVIKSFKHNGHIHRIWFENWPVPKGELHPLHAKEQFHVYINHGTRIREADGKEWVSRVPGVTFFLPGHWFNIVALLETTGVRYYCNIASPFTHYDNTVTYIDYDLDAIKLPDGTIHIVDEEEYRSHRVLYQYPALVESKVKDGLNALMKRMKEGAAPFQDEEALRYYELWKTRDDATPGSAG, from the coding sequence ATGTCATCGGAGAATAACGTGGTGATCAAAAGCTTTAAGCATAACGGTCACATCCACCGCATCTGGTTCGAAAATTGGCCGGTCCCGAAGGGGGAGCTGCATCCCCTTCATGCGAAGGAGCAATTCCACGTGTATATCAATCACGGCACGCGCATACGGGAGGCCGACGGGAAAGAATGGGTCAGCCGGGTGCCGGGGGTTACGTTCTTTTTGCCGGGGCATTGGTTTAACATCGTGGCGCTGCTCGAAACGACAGGCGTGCGTTATTATTGCAACATCGCTTCGCCGTTCACGCATTACGACAACACGGTGACGTACATCGATTACGATCTCGATGCGATCAAGCTGCCCGACGGCACGATCCACATCGTCGACGAGGAGGAGTACCGCTCGCATCGGGTGCTGTACCAATACCCGGCGCTCGTAGAGTCGAAGGTGAAGGACGGCCTGAACGCTTTGATGAAACGCATGAAGGAAGGAGCGGCTCCGTTCCAGGACGAGGAGGCGCTGCGGTATTACGAGCTGTGGAAAACGAGAGACGACGCAACGCCCGGGTCTGCAGGTTGA
- the queG gene encoding tRNA epoxyqueuosine(34) reductase QueG — protein sequence MSEQERWLEVKRRLLEEAPKLGIDKLGFASADPFVELLDVLKRHREAGRESGFEEPDLEKRIDPRLSFPGGEPRSILSIAIAYPSKMKSPPKSEPGAYRGIMARAAWGEDYHKVLRERMGKLEAFLKTLVPECRVESMVDTGALVDRAVAERAGIGWYGNNCAVITPEFGSWVFLGDMITDIPFPPDTPVTDSCGDCTICIDACPTGALVGKGELDANRCISFVTQTKGFVDDELKRKIGNRLYGCDTCQIVCPKNKGMNWTHQPELQPDPDIAKPLLKPLLHMSNREFKERFGASSAAWRGKKPIQRNAIIALGNFKDESAVPDLIELVLRDERPVIRGTAAWALGRIGGAEAALALREALDRETDPEAAEAIKKAVNDACQA from the coding sequence ATGTCGGAACAGGAACGATGGCTCGAGGTGAAACGCCGGCTGCTCGAGGAGGCGCCTAAGCTCGGCATCGACAAGCTCGGCTTCGCGTCGGCGGATCCGTTCGTAGAGTTGCTCGACGTGTTGAAGCGGCACCGCGAGGCGGGGCGGGAATCGGGCTTCGAGGAGCCGGATCTCGAGAAACGGATCGATCCGCGGCTCAGCTTCCCGGGCGGGGAGCCGAGGTCGATCCTGTCGATCGCGATCGCCTACCCGAGCAAAATGAAGTCGCCGCCGAAATCCGAGCCGGGCGCATACCGCGGCATCATGGCGCGGGCCGCTTGGGGAGAGGACTACCATAAGGTGCTGCGCGAGAGAATGGGCAAGCTCGAGGCGTTCTTGAAGACGCTCGTTCCGGAATGCCGTGTCGAGTCGATGGTCGACACGGGCGCGCTCGTCGACCGGGCGGTCGCGGAGCGGGCCGGCATCGGCTGGTACGGCAACAACTGCGCCGTCATTACGCCCGAATTCGGCTCGTGGGTGTTCCTCGGCGACATGATCACGGACATCCCGTTCCCGCCGGATACGCCGGTGACGGACAGCTGCGGCGACTGTACGATTTGCATCGACGCCTGCCCGACGGGCGCGCTCGTCGGCAAAGGAGAGCTGGACGCGAACCGATGCATTTCGTTCGTCACGCAGACGAAAGGGTTCGTCGACGACGAGCTGAAGCGCAAAATCGGCAACCGGCTGTACGGCTGCGACACGTGCCAAATCGTTTGCCCGAAAAACAAGGGCATGAACTGGACGCACCAGCCGGAGCTGCAGCCGGACCCGGACATCGCGAAGCCGCTGCTGAAGCCGCTGCTGCACATGTCGAACCGCGAGTTCAAGGAGCGCTTCGGCGCAAGCTCCGCGGCGTGGCGCGGCAAAAAGCCGATCCAGCGCAACGCGATCATCGCCCTCGGCAATTTCAAGGACGAGAGCGCCGTGCCCGACCTGATCGAGCTTGTCCTGAGGGACGAGAGGCCGGTCATCCGCGGCACGGCGGCGTGGGCGCTCGGGCGCATCGGCGGCGCGGAGGCGGCCCTGGCTCTCCGGGAGGCGCTGGACCGGGAGACCGATCCCGAAGCGGCGGAAGCGATAAAAAAAGCGGTGAATGACGCCTGTCAGGCATGA
- a CDS encoding HD-GYP domain-containing protein — translation MRYVPIDDLEPGQFLGRTIFSSNGTVLLNEGVQLTVYMISTLKRIGVTFVYVRDELYDDVDIQEVVSEETKRAVIRQMNQVFDSVRSGKEFSTKSVSLTIDQLLEDIMRNKDVLVHLADIRSKENADYLHAMNVCMMSSVVGMNMGFSPTQLKELAIGALLHDIGKVGAPPDGDEDEDPRRHHAWRGFETLKGKREYSLLIAHVAFQHHEHVNGTGRPRGLQADAIHIYAKIAAVANAYDNLVSSFDENGRRILPHEACERLMAMAGRQLDRDVLVEFLKTVSVYPTGSSVRLTNKEVGVVVGQHRGLPSRPIVRVVKRDDDELEVKEFDLAKHPTLFVESVLM, via the coding sequence GTGAGATACGTTCCGATCGACGATTTGGAGCCGGGGCAATTTTTGGGCCGGACGATTTTTTCCAGCAACGGGACGGTGCTGCTGAACGAAGGCGTGCAGCTGACCGTCTACATGATCAGCACGTTGAAACGGATCGGAGTGACGTTCGTATACGTTCGCGACGAGCTGTACGACGACGTAGACATTCAAGAGGTCGTATCCGAGGAGACGAAGCGGGCGGTCATCCGCCAGATGAATCAAGTGTTCGATTCGGTCCGCTCGGGGAAAGAGTTCAGCACGAAAAGCGTAAGCCTCACGATCGATCAGCTGCTGGAAGACATCATGCGGAACAAAGACGTGCTGGTTCATCTTGCGGACATTCGTTCGAAGGAAAACGCCGACTATCTCCACGCGATGAACGTGTGCATGATGTCGTCCGTCGTCGGCATGAACATGGGCTTCTCGCCGACGCAGCTGAAGGAGCTCGCGATCGGCGCGCTGCTGCATGACATCGGCAAAGTGGGCGCGCCGCCGGACGGGGACGAGGACGAGGATCCTCGCAGGCACCACGCATGGCGCGGCTTCGAGACGCTCAAGGGGAAGCGGGAGTACAGCCTGCTCATCGCGCACGTCGCGTTCCAGCATCACGAGCACGTGAACGGAACCGGCCGGCCGCGGGGGCTCCAGGCGGACGCGATTCATATCTACGCGAAAATCGCGGCGGTCGCCAACGCGTACGATAATTTGGTGTCGAGCTTCGACGAGAACGGCAGGCGCATCCTGCCGCACGAGGCGTGCGAGCGGTTGATGGCGATGGCGGGAAGGCAGCTCGACCGGGACGTCCTTGTCGAGTTTCTGAAGACGGTGTCGGTGTATCCGACCGGTTCCTCCGTGCGGCTGACGAACAAAGAAGTCGGCGTCGTCGTCGGCCAGCATCGCGGTCTGCCGAGCCGGCCGATCGTCCGCGTCGTGAAACGCGACGACGACGAGCTCGAGGTGAAAGAGTTCGATTTGGCGAAGCATCCGACGTTGTTCGTGGAATCGGTCCTCATGTAA
- a CDS encoding HXXEE domain-containing protein codes for MLYAKLPRAIASRVVRQFSMSTAQFFVAVLIVFLFVSSSTYMANQYVNQGPLGSIHFFTVVTLVFFLHAFTHIGQSVLLRSITPGVITSVVVVIPYSLGLYYALLEHRIMTWGTIWVSLPFMILIFPVLFFAHWIGKKTV; via the coding sequence ATGCTCTACGCCAAATTGCCTAGGGCGATAGCGAGTCGAGTGGTTCGACAGTTTTCGATGTCGACGGCGCAATTTTTTGTTGCGGTATTGATTGTTTTTCTGTTCGTCAGCAGTTCGACTTATATGGCGAACCAATATGTGAACCAAGGTCCGCTCGGCAGCATTCATTTTTTTACGGTCGTTACTTTGGTTTTCTTTCTCCATGCGTTTACCCATATCGGTCAGTCCGTTCTTTTGCGTTCGATCACTCCGGGCGTAATCACATCGGTCGTCGTCGTTATACCTTATAGTTTGGGATTGTATTACGCGTTGCTGGAACATCGAATTATGACGTGGGGCACGATTTGGGTCAGCCTGCCTTTTATGATCTTGATATTCCCCGTATTGTTTTTTGCCCATTGGATCGGAAAAAAGACAGTATGA
- a CDS encoding ABC transporter substrate-binding protein has translation MRKTAKWMAVLLAFGAMAAGCASGGGTAAPAGGEAEKTLRIAYNIWVGSAGAYVADAKGYFEESGVDVELLQFANPTEAAQAVVAGQADAAITTLDTLVMLKGKEAADNPLQMIHAIDVSNGADGIVAGGDIKQLADLKGKQVAVTLGAVNHFLLSHALQSAGLTDADVELVNMAPELTGSTFMSGQVDAAVTWEPFLTEAQQNGGTLLYSTADAPGLVVDVLMTTQNAVEQYGAQFKSVVEAIDRGVAEFEAGDADADAAVAEVIGSKPEEVKDIAYGLELYTSEKAKKMMVDDAAATEAMIGVMSDFFLAQELIDEAVDPTTVMNPALFE, from the coding sequence ATGAGAAAAACAGCGAAGTGGATGGCGGTCTTATTGGCGTTCGGAGCGATGGCGGCGGGGTGCGCCTCCGGCGGGGGAACCGCGGCGCCGGCTGGCGGAGAAGCGGAAAAGACGTTACGAATCGCCTACAACATTTGGGTCGGAAGCGCGGGCGCGTACGTCGCGGACGCGAAAGGATATTTCGAAGAAAGCGGAGTCGACGTCGAGCTGCTGCAGTTTGCGAACCCGACGGAAGCGGCTCAGGCGGTTGTCGCGGGCCAAGCGGACGCCGCGATTACGACGCTCGACACGCTCGTCATGTTGAAAGGGAAAGAAGCGGCCGACAATCCGCTCCAGATGATTCACGCGATCGACGTGTCGAACGGAGCCGACGGCATCGTGGCCGGCGGCGATATCAAGCAGCTTGCGGACCTCAAGGGCAAGCAGGTGGCGGTCACGCTCGGCGCGGTCAATCACTTCCTGCTGTCGCATGCGCTGCAGTCCGCCGGGCTGACGGACGCCGATGTCGAGCTCGTGAACATGGCGCCCGAGCTGACCGGCTCGACGTTCATGAGCGGCCAGGTGGACGCCGCGGTGACGTGGGAGCCGTTCCTGACGGAAGCGCAGCAGAACGGCGGCACGCTGCTGTATTCGACCGCGGACGCCCCGGGCCTCGTCGTCGACGTGCTGATGACGACGCAGAACGCCGTCGAGCAGTACGGCGCGCAGTTCAAGAGCGTGGTGGAGGCGATCGACCGCGGCGTGGCCGAATTCGAAGCGGGCGACGCCGACGCGGACGCGGCGGTGGCCGAGGTGATCGGCAGCAAGCCGGAAGAGGTGAAGGACATCGCCTACGGACTTGAGCTGTACACGAGCGAGAAAGCGAAGAAGATGATGGTGGACGACGCGGCGGCGACGGAAGCGATGATCGGGGTGATGAGCGATTTCTTCCTGGCGCAGGAACTGATCGATGAGGCCGTCGATCCGACGACGGTCATGAATCCGGCGCTGTTCGAATAA
- a CDS encoding isochorismatase family cysteine hydrolase translates to MERLPGKAALLIIDAQEGFLPAVFEAPAAMRGIERLLTAARKAKLPVIFTQEMHRKEGVDFGRELDGSEGVHCLEGTEDVEIAAALRPLDGEYRVVKRRYSCFFATDLDLLLRGLNVQTLIVCGFLTDVCVHYTCVDAHQHDYYVRVAVDAVSGSTPEAHEASLRAIQYLQSAAPTNADEIEALLGAAIGR, encoded by the coding sequence ATGGAACGATTGCCAGGCAAGGCGGCGCTGCTCATCATCGACGCGCAGGAAGGGTTCCTGCCGGCCGTGTTCGAAGCGCCGGCGGCGATGCGCGGCATCGAACGGCTGCTGACGGCGGCGCGCAAGGCGAAGCTGCCGGTCATATTCACGCAGGAGATGCATCGCAAGGAGGGGGTGGACTTCGGCCGGGAGCTGGACGGCTCGGAGGGGGTGCACTGCCTCGAAGGAACGGAGGACGTCGAAATCGCGGCGGCGCTGCGCCCGCTCGACGGCGAGTACCGCGTCGTCAAGAGGCGATACAGCTGCTTCTTCGCGACGGATCTCGATTTGCTGCTGCGGGGGCTGAACGTGCAGACGCTCATCGTCTGCGGATTTTTGACGGACGTCTGCGTCCATTACACGTGCGTGGACGCACATCAGCACGATTATTATGTTCGGGTGGCGGTCGACGCCGTCAGCGGCTCGACGCCGGAGGCGCACGAAGCGTCGCTGCGGGCGATCCAGTATTTGCAGTCGGCCGCGCCGACGAACGCGGACGAAATCGAGGCGCTGCTCGGCGCGGCAATCGGGAGGTGA
- a CDS encoding MBL fold metallo-hydrolase, whose product MKLWMEGAVALFRSSLYKTVSAVVRTDDLVLVVDPTWLPHEVDAIREYAESVRDGLPLYVLFTHSDYDHILGYGAFPGARTIASRAFADRSEEEREQTLELIRAFDDDYYVERGYDMTYPEPDHAIAGEGEALRIGGTTLTFYQAPGHNPDGLFTVVEPLGLLLAGDYLSDVEFPFVYYSSTLYEATIGKLDAILARHEIALLVPGHGEETPDAAEMKRRQAKDLAYLRAMREAVAARDQARIDALIDGCPFPRNLRKFHRNNQTLFEREHGTPPTT is encoded by the coding sequence ATGAAGCTGTGGATGGAGGGGGCGGTCGCCCTGTTTCGGAGCAGTTTGTATAAAACGGTATCCGCCGTCGTGAGAACCGACGATTTGGTGCTCGTCGTCGACCCGACATGGCTGCCGCACGAAGTGGACGCGATCCGGGAATACGCGGAGAGCGTTCGGGACGGCCTCCCGCTCTATGTGCTGTTTACGCATTCCGACTACGACCATATCCTCGGGTACGGGGCGTTCCCGGGAGCGCGAACGATCGCCAGCCGGGCGTTCGCGGACAGGAGCGAGGAGGAGCGCGAGCAAACGCTCGAGTTGATCCGCGCGTTCGACGACGATTATTATGTGGAGCGCGGGTACGACATGACGTATCCCGAGCCGGATCACGCGATCGCCGGAGAGGGAGAGGCGCTGCGCATCGGGGGGACGACGCTGACGTTCTACCAAGCGCCGGGGCATAACCCGGACGGCCTGTTCACCGTCGTGGAACCGCTCGGGCTGCTGCTCGCGGGCGATTATTTGTCGGACGTCGAATTCCCGTTTGTGTACTACAGCAGCACACTGTACGAGGCGACGATCGGGAAGCTGGACGCGATCCTCGCTCGTCATGAAATCGCCCTGCTCGTGCCGGGCCACGGGGAAGAGACGCCGGACGCCGCCGAAATGAAGCGCCGTCAGGCGAAAGATTTGGCGTATTTGCGCGCGATGCGCGAGGCGGTCGCCGCCCGCGATCAAGCCCGAATCGACGCGCTGATCGACGGGTGCCCGTTCCCGCGCAACCTGCGGAAGTTTCACCGCAACAACCAAACGCTGTTCGAGCGCGAGCATGGGACTCCGCCGACGACATAG
- a CDS encoding YneF family protein: protein MAWYNIVIPIVTLVVGLVGGFFIGVYYLRKQMEAMQNNPEMLREMAKKMGYNVNQKQMNQMQQMLRNQPGRRRK from the coding sequence ATGGCGTGGTATAACATCGTAATTCCGATCGTAACGCTCGTCGTCGGGCTTGTCGGTGGCTTTTTCATAGGCGTGTATTATTTGCGCAAACAGATGGAAGCGATGCAGAACAACCCGGAAATGCTTCGGGAGATGGCGAAGAAGATGGGCTACAACGTCAATCAGAAGCAAATGAACCAAATGCAGCAAATGTTGCGGAACCAGCCGGGACGGCGCCGCAAATAA